From one Gossypium hirsutum isolate 1008001.06 chromosome D08, Gossypium_hirsutum_v2.1, whole genome shotgun sequence genomic stretch:
- the LOC107932408 gene encoding putative serine/threonine-protein kinase-like protein CCR3, with translation MTFFFTISLLILTAATIHVVAAIGSASTVAVVYGTGTICGIIANEPTQRVQCYQNGLKLDVSVSPNVSFESISGGKTFFCGLRSGGFSLHCWDTRALFNPKRIYLNYNVSLTDLTVGVDHVCAREVSSGIARCWRGNRGSPFSSPGDGLKFSKITSGNGFSCGILMNSCKVVCWGYNEISVEIQTQFGNLSMSNLVAGDSHVCGLTKTGFLVCKGTGQLDVPTSSAFEFSGLTSGRGFGCGIQRRNGLVQCWGSGDNNRVKDVSFETIVAGLDFICGLTTRNLTIICWGNAFTSDVPVPMVIPGPCVKSSCNCGTYLNSETLCYGSGNICKPCQTELPIPVPITPVPSRGSELSKGINKLSMAFLIVGSIGAFVGICSVLYCLWQWKCGSWLCRSNSSVQPTVANDAIAPPPLRSFSLRHNSLRRLSRQRSGSSSSKQAEKTQSFSFSELADASNNFSIENRIGSGSFGVVYRGKLRDGREVAIKRGENDSLEKKAKKFQEKETAFESELALLSRLHHKHLVGLIGFCQENDERLLVYEYMTNGSLHDHLHNTNNIEKGSSELNSWKMRIKIGLDAARGIHYLHNYAVPPIIHRDIKSSNILLDANWTARVSDFGLSLMGPESDQQFMSTTAVGTVGYIDPEYYVLNVLTPKSDVYGLGVVLLELLTGRKAVFRNREDRTGPMGVVEYAGPRISTGDLQSVLDTRVGVPEIHEVEAVELMAYTAMNCVNLEGKERPNMTDIVANLEKALTLCENSHASLSSTTISLPSD, from the coding sequence ATGACCTTCTTTTTCACCATTTCCCTCTTGATCCTCACCGCCGCTACCATCCATGTTGTCGCCGCCATCGGCTCAGCCTCCACGGTTGCGGTCGTATACGGCACAGGCACCATATGTGGTATCATAGCTAACGAGCCAACCCAACGAGTCCAATGTTACCAAAACGGACTCAAACTCGACGTTTCGGTATCACCCAACGTATCATTCGAATCAATCTCCGGTGGCAAAACCTTCTTTTGTGGACTTAGATCAGGTGGATTCAGTCTCCATTGTTGGGACACTCGAGCTTTGTTCAACCCAAAGCGTATATATTTAAACTATAATGTCTCGTTGACCGACTTAACCGTCGGTGTTGACCATGTTTGTGCTAGAGAGGTAAGTTCCGGCATAGCTAGGTGCTGGCGAGGGAACCGTGGTTCACCATTTTCATCACCTGGTGATGGTTTAAAGTTCAGTAAGATCACATCAGGGAATGGTTTTAGCTGTGGGATTTTGATGAACAGTTGTAAAGTTGTTTGTTGGGGTTATAATGAAATTAGTGTTGAAATCCAAACTCAATTTGGTAACTTGTCTATGTCGAATTTAGTTGCAGGAGATTCCCATGTTTGTGGATTGACCAAGACAGGATTCCTTGTCTGTAAAGGAACCGGCCAACTCGATGTTCCAACCAGTTCGGCTTTTGAATTCTCCGGTTTAACATCAGGACGGGGTTTCGGTTGCGGTATCCAACGAAGAAACGGTTTGGTTCAATGTTGGGGAAGCGGTGATAATAATAGAGTTAAGGATGTTTCATTTGAAACCATTGTTGCTGGTTTGGATTTCATTTGTGGGTTAACAACAAGGAATTTGACAATTATTTGTTGGGGAAATGCCTTTACAAGTGATGTTCCTGTTCCAATGGTGATTCCAGGTCCATGTGTTAAAAGTTCATGTAATTGTGGTACTTATTTGAATTCTGAGACACTGTGTTATGGTTCAGGCAACATTTGTAAACCGTGTCAAACCGAGCTTCCGATCCCTGTCCCGATAACGCCGGTACCATCACGAGGATCTGAGCTGTCAAAAGGGATTAACAAGCTTTCAATGGCGTTTTTGATTGTGGGATCAATTGGTGCTTTTGTAGGGATTTGCAGTGTTCTTTACTGTTTATGGCAATGGAAATGTGGGTCTTGGCTTTGCAGGTCAAATAGTTCCGTGCAACCCACGGTAGCTAATGATGCTATTGCTCCACCACCTTTAAGATCATTTTCGCTTCGACACAATAGTTTGAGGAGACTCAGCCGGCAACGAAGTGGGTCGTCGTCATCGAAACAAGCAGAGAAAACCCAAAGCTTTTCGTTCTCGGAGCTCGCCGATGCTTCCAACAACTTCTCGATCGAAAACCGTATCGGTTCCGGGAGTTTCGGGGTTGTTTATAGAGGCAAACTTCGAGACGGTCGTGAAGTTGCTATTAAAAGAGGCGAAAACGACTCATTAGAGAAAAAAGCAAAGAAGTTCCAAGAGAAGGAAACCGCGTTTGAATCGGAATTAGCTTTGTTATCGAGGCTGCACCATAAACATTTAGTGGGATTAATCGGATTCTGCCAAGAAAACGACGAGAGGCTTCTGGTTTACGAGTACATGACTAATGGTTCACTCCACGATCATCTCCATAACACGAACAACATCGAAAAAGGAAGCAGCGAACTAAACTCCTGGAAAATGAGAATCAAAATTGGGTTAGACGCGGCAAGAGGGATTCATTACCTTCATAACTATGCAGTACCACCTATAATTCATAGGGACATAAAGTCCTCCAACATACTATTAGATGCAAATTGGACCGCTCGAGTTTCGGATTTCGGATTATCGTTGATGGGACCGGAATCCGATCAACAATTCATGTCAACCACCGCAGTCGGTACGGTTGGGTACATAGATCCTGAATACTACGTCCTAAATGTATTGACACCAAAGAGCGATGTTTACGGCTTAGGTGTGGTATTGTTAGAGCTTTTAACAGGAAGAAAAGCCGTTTTTCGAAACAGAGAAGACAGAACTGGACCAATGGGGGTAGTCGAATACGCCGGCCCAAGGATATCAACCGGGGATCTCCAGTCGGTGCTCGATACAAGAGTCGGGGTGCCAGAGATTCACGAGGTCGAGGCAGTGGAATTAATGGCTTATACAGCTATGAATTGTGTGAAtttggaaggaaaagaaaggcCTAATATGACAGACATTGTTGCCAATTTAGAGAAAGCTTTAACACTGTGTGAGAATAGTCATGCTAGCCTTTCATCTACTACAATTTCACTTCCTTcagattga
- the LOC107932425 gene encoding uncharacterized protein: MVVNVAANLHLQLSEPNLTHSSAVIPSPSFAKRCRTDAVLVSKTVNRSTLFGSRSAIINRSKSSEIFKPKHKASSPIACIHSLSDDEFSKRIKDSALRFHLHDGDERSDDEEDSFDNELQWGESACCSMKKAFSSTVFIIRELHSYTLQMRESLLYEDLHGIFIRVQNEIHASFLWLFQQVFSHTPTLMIYVMILLANFSVRSMGNNAALAAETAVNPTMGSYSYVPSGEVRGKEQTKFDSLQLQNGKTGGGRGDGGKARPVACGGDEWFDETEWEPSEEELSHRNSIVDGTHCRTELVYKKGLSQEPNNPLLLANYAQFLYLVVHDYDRAEELFKKAIQVEPVDAEVHNKYAIFLWKAKKDLWAAEENFLEAIEVDPNNSYYPASYADFLWSTGGEDTCFPLGSSDSIA, from the exons ATGGTAGTAAATGTAGCAGCAAATTTGCATTTACAGTTATCAGAGCCAAACCTTACCCACTCGTCGGCGGTAATCCCTTCACCTTCATTTGCAAAACGGTGCCGTACCGACGCCGTCCTTGTTTCAAAGACCGTTAACCGGTCTACTCTTTTCGGTTCACGTTCCGCCATTATCAACCGGTCTAAATCCTCTGAAATTTTCAAACCGAAACATAAAGCTTCTTCACCAATTGCTTGTATACACTCCTTATCAGACGATGAATTTTCAAAGAGAATTAAAGATTCAGCCCTCAGATTCCACTTACACGACGGCGATGAAAGATCCGACGACGAAGAAGATAGCTTCGATAATGAATTACAGTGGGGGGAATCGGCTTGTTGTTCAATGAAAAAGGCGTTTTCATCGACGGTATTTATAATCCGTGAGCTCCATAGTTACACTTTACAAATGCGTGAATCATTGTTATACGAAGATTTACATGGAATTTTCATTAGAGTTCAAAACGAGATCCATGCTTCGTTCCTCTGGTTGTTTCAACAAGTGTTTTCTCATACACCCACTTTAATGATTTACGTGATGATATTGTTAGCGAATTTCTCTGTTCGTTCTATGGGAAACAACGCCGCTTTGGCGGCTGAAACGGCGGTGAATCCGACGATGGGGTCTTATTCTTATGTTCCTTCCGGTGAAGTTCGAGGCAAGGAGCAAACGAAGTTTGATTCTTTGCAGCTACAGAATGGGAAAACTGGTGGTGGTAGAGGCGATGGGGGAAAAGCGAGACCGGTTGCTTGTGGTGGTGATGAATGGTTTGATGAAACAGAGTGGGAACCGAGTGAAGAAGAGTTGAGTCATCGGAACTCGATCGTTGATGGAACGCATTGTAGGACAGAGCTTGTTTACAAAAAGGGATTATCACAAGAACCTAATAATCCTCTCCTCCTTGCTAATTATGCTCAGTTTCTCTACCTTGTTGTTCATGATTATGACAG AGCAGAAGAGTTGTTCAAGAAAGCAATACAAGTGGAACCGGTAGACGCTGAAGTACACAATAAATATGCGATTTTTTTATGGAAAGCGAAGAAGGATTTGTGGGCAGCGGAGGAAAATTTCTTGGAAGCCATTGAAGTTGATCCTAATAACTCATATTATCCGGCGAGCTACGCTGATTTTCTATGGAGCACCGGTGGGGAAGATACTTGTTTCCCTCTTGGTTCATCGGATAGTATTGCTTAA
- the LOC107932518 gene encoding 50S ribosomal protein L4, chloroplastic produces MATSATTLSSLSFFSSSLFLSSPSSKLSTSLSFSFKPFSNPSLSISSQLSTLPILSFTGEKIGETYLDLKSAPPETARAVVHRAIITDLQNKRRGTASTLTRGEVRGGGKKPYPQKKTGRARRGSTRTPLRPGGGVIFGPKPRDWSVKINKKEKRLAISTALSSAAENTIVVEDFGDKFEKPKTKEFIEALKRWGLDPKQKSMFLMMEVPETVNKSSRNIGTLRMLTPRTLNLFDILNCDNLVLTPDTVDYLNGRYGEDYEGDTEDDNEEYEEKEEQSGEDENGDAAQ; encoded by the exons ATGGCGACTTCAGCTACTACACTCAGTTCACtttccttcttctcttcttccctTTTCCTCTCCTCTCCGTCCTCTAAACTCTCAACTTCCCTTTCCTTCTCTTTCAAACCTTTTTCAAATCCGTCTCTTTCCATTTCTTCCCAACTTTCCACTCTCCCCATTTTGTCCTTCACCGGCGAAAAAATCGGCGAAACTTATCTCGACCTCAAATCAGCCCCTCCCGAAACCGCTAGAGCCGTCGTTCACCGAGCAATCATCACTGACTTACAAAACAAGCGTCGTGGCACAGCTTCTACACTCACTCGTGGTGAAGTCCGTGGTGGAGGAAAAAAGCCTTACCCTCAAAAGAAAACCGGACGTGCTCGCCGTGGGTCTACGCGCACCCCGCTCCGTCCCGGTGGTGGTGTTATCTTCGGACCCAAACCCAGAGACTGGTCGGTTAAGatcaataaaaaagagaaaaggttGGCGATTTCGACGGCGTTATCCAGTGCGGCTGAGAACACGATAGTTGTTGAAGATTTTGGGGATAAATTTGAGAAACCGAAGACTAAAGAGTTTATTGAGGCTTTGAAGAGATGGGGATTAGACCCAAAGCAGAAATCTATGTTTTTGATGATGGAAGTGCCGGAAACTGTGAATAAATCGAGTCGGAATATTGGAACTTTGAGGATGTTAACGCCGAGGACCCTTAATTTGTTTGATATTTTGAATTGTGATAATTTGGTGTTGACTCCGGATACTGTGGATTATCTCAATGGAAGATATGGTGAAGATTATGAAGGTGATACTGAGGATGATAATGAAGAgtatgaagaaaaagaagaacaaagCGGTGAAG ATGAGAATGGTGATGCAGCTCAATGA
- the LOC107932431 gene encoding vacuolar cation/proton exchanger 3: protein MEFSEGSNKSLMGKETCCNNNNGVTIRTAQNMSSSFMRKKSDPILVSTIRFRILRELLANLQEVILGTKLAVLFPAIPLAIAADFYKFGRPWVFALSLLGLTPLAERVSFLTEQIAYFTGPTVGGLLNATCGNATELIIALFALYRNKIHVLKYSLMGSILSNLLLVLGTSLLCGGLANLKREQRYDRKQADVNSGLLLLGLLCHMLPLMFKYAVKPETGVSIAEYTLELSRASSVVMLVAYIGYIVFQLKTHRQIFDSQEEVEDEDEEKAVIGFWSGFSWLVGMTLIIALLSEYVVGTIEAASETWGISISFISIILIPIVGNAAEHAGAIIFAFKNKLDISLGVALGSATQISMFAVPLCVVVGWIMRIKMDLDFNLLETGCLALTILVVAFTLQDGTSHYMKGVVLCLCYAAISACFFVHKIPAPLDQTNVQSGLNPSLSA from the exons ATGGAGTTCTCTGAAGGGTCCAACAAAAGTTTGATGGGCAAAGAAACATGTTGTAATAATAACAATGGTGTTACAATTAGGACAGCACAAAACATGTCGAGTTCGTTTATGCGTAAGAAATCGGACCCGATACTGGTGTCAACGATCCGATTTCGGATTCTTAGGGAGTTGTTAGCAAATTTGCAAGAAGTGATTTTAGGTACTAAGCTTGCTGTTCTTTTTCCTGCAATCCCTTTAGCCATTGCTGCTGATTTCTATAAGTTTGGAAGA CCATGGGTATTTGCTTTAAGTTTGCTTGGACTTACACCACTTGCTGAGCGTGTTAGCTTCCTAACTGA GCAAATTGCGTACTTTACAGGTCCAACag TTGGAGGACTCCTAAATGCAACATGTGGGAATGCAACAGAGCTTATAATAGCACTATTTGCACTTTACAGAAACAAAATACATGTTCTCAAGTACTCTCTAATGGGCTCCATTCTCTCAAATCTCCTCCTTGTTCTTGGCACTTCTCTCCTTTGTGGAGGCCTCGCCAACCTCAAAAGAGAGCAAAGATATGATAGG AAGCAAGCTGATGTGAACTCTGGGCTGTTGTTGTTGGGATTGCTTTGCCATATGTTGCCATTGATGTTTAAATATGCAGTAAAACCTGAAACTGGGGTTTCCATTGCTGAATATACATTGGAGCTGTCAAGAGCAAGCAGTGTGGTGATGCTTGTTGCTTATATTGGATATATTGTCTTCCAGCTTAAGACTCATAGGCAGATTTTTGACTCTCAAGAG GAagttgaagatgaagatgaagaaaaggCAGTGATAGGGTTTTGGAGTGGATTTAGCTGGTTGGTTGGTATGACACTCATCATTGCTTTGCTATCTGAGTATGTGGTGGGCACAATTGAG GCTGCATCAGAAACATGGGGCATTTCCATTAGCTTCATCAGCATAATTTTGATACCCATTGTAGGGAATGCAGCTGAACATGCTGGAGCTATCATTTTCGCCTTTAAAAACAAGCTG GACATATCTTTGGGTGTTGCTTTGGGTTCTGCAACTCAAATCTCCATGTTTGCT GTTCCATTATGTGTTGTGGTTGGGTGGATTATGAGAATCAAAATGGACCTTGATTTCAATCTTCTCGAAACTGGTTGTCTTGCTTTAACAATACTTGTTGTTGCCTTTACTCTACAG gATGGAACTTCACATTACATGAAAGGAGTGGTACTTTGCCTTTGTTATGCAGCCATTTCTGCATGTTTTTTTGTTCATAAAATTCCAGCACCACTGg ATCAAACTAATGTCCAATCGGGACTCAACCCATCGTTGTCAGCCTAG